The following coding sequences are from one Mus pahari chromosome X, PAHARI_EIJ_v1.1, whole genome shotgun sequence window:
- the Hprt1 gene encoding hypoxanthine-guanine phosphoribosyltransferase, producing MATRSPSVVISDDEPGYDLDLFCIPNHYAEDLEKVFIPHGLIMDRTERLARDVMKEMGGHHIVALCVLKGGYKFFADLLDYIKALNRNSDRSIPMTVDFIRLKSYCNDQSTGDIKVIGGDDLSTLTGKNVLIVEDIIDTGKTMQTLLSLVKQYSPKMVKVASLLVKRTSRSVGYRPDFVGFEIPDKFVVGYALDYNEYFRDLNHVCVISETGKAKYKA from the exons ATGGCGACCCGCAGTCCCAGCGTCGTG ATTAGCGATGATGAACCAGGCTATGACCTAGATTTGTTTTGTATACCTAATCATTATGCCGAGGATTTGGAAAAGGTGTTTATTCCTCATGGACTGATTATGGACAG GACCGAAAGACTTGCTCGAGATGTCATGAAGGAGATGGGGGGCCATCACATTGTGGCCCTCTGTGTGCTCAAGGGGGGCTATAAGTTCTTTGCTGACCTGCTGGATTACATTAAAGCACTGAATAGAAATAGTGATAGATCCATTCCTATGACTGTAGATTTTATCAGACTGAAGAGCTACTGT aatGATCAGTCAACAGGGGACATAAAAGTTATTGGTGGAGATGATCTCTCAACTTTAACTGGAAAG aatgtCTTGATTGTTGAA gatataaTTGACACTGGTAAAACAATGCAGACTTTGCTTTCCCTGGTTAAGCAGTACAGCCCCAAAATGGTTAAGGTTGCAAG CTTGCTGGTGAAAAGGACCTCTCGAAGTGTTGGATACAGGCCAGACT ttgtTGGATTTGAAATTCCAGACAAGTTTGTTGTTGGATATGCCCTTGACTATAATGAGTACTTCAGGGATTTGAAT catGTTTGTGTCATTAGCGAAACTGGAAAAGCCAAATACAAAGCCTAA